The genomic window ATTTTTGAGAGATCCTAACAGACCCCAGAGGGAGTGATCTTAGCCCTGCCCTCCCATGTGAGGCTTTAGAGAGAGGACTCAAGGCCGTGTCTTGAACATGGCTTACAGTTTTCCTCTTCCACACAGGGTAAGTTGGGCTGTGATTAAATTTTGTCAGAATAGTTCTCCATCCTCTTCATTGTCTGCCTCCATCACTAACGCTAAACGGAGGCAGGTGGCAAGATGGGAAAACAAAGATTACTGACAAAGTATACTGAAGGAAGGGCTGGCATGCTGGCCTCTGATCAGCTCATTTAATTTATTATGGtgggtttttctttctcctcctcctcctcctcttcctccctcttcctcttcctcctcctcctcctcctcctcttcctcttcctcctcctcctcctcctcctcctcctcttcttcttcttcttcttcttcttcttcttcttcttcttcttcttcttcttcttctctctctctctctctctctctctctctctctctctctctctctctcttgttttgtttgttttgagacacaatctcactatgtagactagtctgggcttgaactcagagatctgcctgcttctgcctccctgggatttaaggcatgcaccCCCATGCCCagaacattaaaaattatatatcattgtcatcatcatcattgaatAGCCTGGGTATTTTGATTACTAAGCTTCTTGGCACTGATGGTAGCTACTTCCTGTCTCGATCAGGAATGGCAAGCAACTTAGGGGGAAAAGTTGGAAGGGAAAAAGAACCTGGACACTGGAAAGGCTGCCCTGGAGGAGCCTGCATTAGAGTTGGGAATTGGAACCTTAAGGACACTGTAGATCAGGTAACTAATCTGGTAATCTGAGTGTCCCTTCTCAGAATTAGCCaagtgtcctttgacctccacaaggGAAGTGGGTACTCTTGggcaaacacacaagcacacacacacacactaaataatactcaataaaaatgtaaaggcaTGTTAGTTGTGGTTAATTGCTCGGAGGGAAATGGGAACTCGTGTTACTGAATTTATCAGGCAGGGTGAAGGATGGAAGGGTAGACTTCATACTGCTTCTCAGCCTTAACTGTGAAGCTTAAGAGGAGGGTGTGGTCCAGAACTACAGTAAGGTTAGTTCCGCTAAGGTTAGTATGGCAGCTCCTCAGCTGCTCTGGAGTGGCTCTGTCTGGTCACATGGCCACAAAGGGTGCCTCTGGAGTGAATCTGGCACAGAATCTGACCCTTAAAGCCAGAAGGGAGAAGCCCACACTAAAGTCTTTCTTATAATTGAAATCATACTCGGAATTTTGAAGATATAAACTCGTTAGTTAATAGGATTTTGAAAGCTGTTTTAATATAAGAGTAAATTCATTGTGAATAATTACAACCTGACCTTAAATTGTTCTAAAGTGCTTGTTAACCTTAATggattcaataaaaaaaaaaaaaatcacccacaCTGGACTGGTAAACAGCAGCTGTCTACCTACGTCTGGATTATAGAAGAAGGAACACACCACAGAGGATGCTCACACTCTCAAACTCGCCTACACGCTGTCTAGTAAAGTGGAAGTCCACAGCACCACACTTCGGggtcatttctttaaaaaccaacaacccaaccaaaaaacaaaacaaaacaaaacacagcaacaCGAGGGGACACTAACAGTTCTGGTTTGCACACAAGCTAGATAGGGCAGGGAAGATCTAGGAGGAACCACCCTGGAGAGAAGACACTAGCCTAGCTATCCACTTGGCCTTCCACAACAATGGTCTCTGGGTTTGCGGGGTTCACAGTAACGTGAGAATTGGGTGTCTCGGGGGTCTCTGTAAGCTCGCGGAGGGCCTGCgagtcctttaatcccaggaccaCCCGGCTCATAAGGCCTTTGAGCAGCTGCATCTCGCGAAGCAGGAGGTCCACCTTGTGCTGCAGAGCTTCGCGCGACTGGTCCGCGGACGTGGGCAGAGGCGCGCAGGCGTGTGGCCCGGCGGTGGCGACGTGGCCCGCGGGGAACTGCAGCCCCGCAAAGGTGCTGTTCGGGACGGAAGTGACTGACGGGACGGATCTGGACACTGGGGTCTTCCGGAAGGAAAGGGGCTTGTCCCCAGGCGCCAAGGCTGCAGCCTGTGGGGCTGGCGCGGTGGTGGACGCCAGATCCAGGACAGAGCCTGCAACGCAACACGCCTGGTCACCCGTGACTGATACATGCGGGGCGGGAGCTAACAGAGGCTGGAGGACCGAGATGGGAAGGAGGGGAGACTGTGGGAGGACCCACGGGATGCAGAGGACAGGGTACTCGCGATGCTGAGCTGTCACTCACCTCGCCCAGGGAGCTGCAGCCACGGGCTGCGTTTCCGGACACTCCGCGTGGTGGTGGCCGCCTCACACCAGTACGATTCGAGCTCCTCGACCTCGGGCTCGGGGACTGTGTACTCGGCGCCCCAGTCGAAGCGGCGCACCGGCCGGCTGTACTTGTAGAAGGCGAACTGCAGCGGCGTGTCTCGCTTCTGCGGGTGCAGGCGCGTCTCGCAGCGCAGCACCACGCGGCCCCGCGCCTCCTGCGGGCTCAGCGTCCTCAGCACCGGCGTCTGGAACAGTTCTACGGGGAGGGCGGCCCCGAGGCCGTGATGCTCAGAGAGTCCGCAAGAGGAATGGTACCCCCACCAGGGCCAACCAGTCCACTGTCCCGGATCTTTCTTTCCCTTATCCGGAGAGGGCTCCTCTCTGACCCAGAGAACAAGAAGGAATAGGAGAACGAGAAGGAGTGGgacggggaaactgaggccacgGGGAGGGGTGGGGATGCCTGGGAGGATGGAGACAGTTTGAAGGGAGGCGGAAATCTGACAGGTGCTACAAGTTACATCCTAGCTGTCAATCAGTGGCATTCTCTAGACTTGAAGGGAACAGCTACGGTTCCCCTCCATAGTGAAGGTAGCACGCTCTTCAGATAGGGCAAGAACTCCTTGCTCCTAAGTGGGATCCCTAGCTAGAACAAGAAACCTGTATGCACGCCACAGGGAAGGGATACCTACAGAGCAGCCTGCAGAGCTCAACCTCTGCTTTCCCCTTCCGATTCCAGCCCTAGAATTTCCCCGTGATCGTCTCCCCCACCTTGCACGGTCACGGCCACCTTGGAGGAGAACATGGGCGCACTCTCCACTGGGATGCGCATGGTGCCTGAGCACTGGTAGTGACCGCTGTCACTGGCTCGCGCTTGCAACACCGTGTAGTTAGTGCTGGAATGGAAGTATCTCACAGCCTGGCCGTCGTGGTAGTAGTGAAGTTTGTAGACGACTTTGTCGTACCAGCCACGGCAGCGCATCACCAGGGGCTCTCCCTCGAACACTGCAGCATAGGGCACTTGCAGAATTAGCCAGTCTGCAACGGACG from Arvicanthis niloticus isolate mArvNil1 chromosome 7, mArvNil1.pat.X, whole genome shotgun sequence includes these protein-coding regions:
- the Fcrlb gene encoding Fc receptor-like B, which produces MAPSPTSPATLEKPVLSLHPPWTTIFKGERVTLRCDGYHPLLLELRPINTLWYLGHVLLPSHKKSIEVQAPGVYRCQTRGAPVSDPIHLSVSNDWLILQVPYAAVFEGEPLVMRCRGWYDKVVYKLHYYHDGQAVRYFHSSTNYTVLQARASDSGHYQCSGTMRIPVESAPMFSSKVAVTVQELFQTPVLRTLSPQEARGRVVLRCETRLHPQKRDTPLQFAFYKYSRPVRRFDWGAEYTVPEPEVEELESYWCEAATTTRSVRKRSPWLQLPGRGSVLDLASTTAPAPQAAALAPGDKPLSFRKTPVSRSVPSVTSVPNSTFAGLQFPAGHVATAGPHACAPLPTSADQSREALQHKVDLLLREMQLLKGLMSRVVLGLKDSQALRELTETPETPNSHVTVNPANPETIVVEGQVDS